In one Lycorma delicatula isolate Av1 chromosome 5, ASM4794821v1, whole genome shotgun sequence genomic region, the following are encoded:
- the LOC142325334 gene encoding uncharacterized protein LOC142325334: MQLSIFIFTLATTILLIAAYPSSNEVGTRCPCQGSEDCNENLVCAYEEDRDECGRKICLMGPDQQCGRKKGKCSKGLFCSNCGFCSGCSFITRKCATLQCIYKDDLPVY; the protein is encoded by the exons atgcagttatcaatttttatatttacacttgCTACAACTATTCTCCTGATTGCTGCATATCCCAGTTC GAATGAAGTAGGGACACGTTGTCCCTGTCAAGGCTCAGAAGACTGCAATGAAAATCTTGTATGTGCATATGAAGAAGATCGTGATGAATGTGGAAGGAAGATATGCTTGATG GGACCAGATCAACAATGTGGAAGAAAGAAGGGAAAATGCAGCAAAGGACTCTTTTGCTCCAACTGTGGTTTCTGCAGCGGGTGTTCCTTTATTACACGGAAATGTGCTACTCTTCAATGCATTTATAAAGATGACTTGCCAGTTTATTAA